The following proteins come from a genomic window of Macrobrachium rosenbergii isolate ZJJX-2024 chromosome 37, ASM4041242v1, whole genome shotgun sequence:
- the betaCOP gene encoding coatomer subunit beta: protein MTMGTQEQPCYTLIQGPSDTEQPSEMQLKQDLENGDNPVKIAALKKVIQLILNGERLPGILMTVIRFVMPSEDHTIKKLLLVFWEIVPKTTAEGKLLQEMILVCDAYRKDLSHPNEFIRGSTLRFLCKLKEPELLEPLMPTIRICLEHRHSYVRRNAVLAIFTIYKNFDFLIPDAPELISNFLEGEQDMSCKRNAFMMLIHADQERALTYLSTCIDQVNSFGDILQLVIVELIYKVCHANPGERARFIRCIYNLLNSSSPAVRYEAAGTLVTLSSAPTAIKAAANCYIELIVKESDNNVKLIVLDRLVALKDSPQQEKILQELAMDVLRILSTPDLEVRKKTLNLALELVTLRTVNEMVEVLKKEVGKTHNTVEHEDTGKYRQLLVRTLHTISMKFPDVAGNVIPILMDFLSDNNELAATDVLVFVREAIQRFESLRPQIIERLLGSLPTIRSVTVQCHALWILGEYASTSREVIGVLSAVRSSLGDLPIVEDEMRKAAGEAGEEDGSTDKANQQQQQQQQKVTADGTYASQSAFSATTSSRKADDRPPLRKYLLEGNFYLGAVIANTMVKLAFRYISLEADVPKQNSFCAEVMLIIASIVHLGKSGLPQKAMTDDDYDRMMLCLQVVSERTPSLASVFTEQCRGSLSHMLAAKTEEEESLRRDHKAAKVVEHVDDHIVFSHLTKGSDPSSTDDMFDLSMSMAVSGAKKEGIDLSSSKLSKVTQLTGFSDPVYAEAYVHINQYDIVLDVLIVNQTADTLQNCTLELATLGDLKLVEKPQPVVLAPHDFCNIKANVKVASTENGFIFGNIVYDVKGSTSDRNVVILNDIHVDIMDYIVPASCTDLEFRQMWMEFEWENKVTVNTQMTELKAYLDYLCKSTNMKCLTPEKALVGSGDYMAANLYARSIFGEDALANLSIEKPLDNPDSAVTGHIRIRAKSQGMAISLGDKINKVQKAIIKSVGA, encoded by the exons ATGACCATGGGGACTCAGGAACAGCCCTGTTACACCCTGATCCAGGGACCCTCTGATACAGAACAGCCTTCAGAAATGCAACTGAAACAGGATTTGG aaAATGGGGATAATCCAGTGAAGATTGCAGCTCTCAAGAAGGTGATTCAGTTGATATTAAATGGAGAACGACTGCCAGGAATTTTGATGACGGTGATACGTTTTGTCATGCCTTCTGAAGACCACACAATCAAGAAGCTGCTGCTGGTTTTCTGGGAGATCGTGCCCAAAACCACCGCGGAGGGCAAACTGCTTCAGGAAATGATTCTCGTCTGTGATGCATACAGAAAG GACTTGTCTCATCCCAACGAGTTCATCCGTGGGTCAACACTGAGGTTTCTGTGCAAGTTGAAGGAGCCAGAGCTTCTAGAGCCTCTGATGCCCACCATCAGAATTTGCCTCGAGCACAGGCACTCTTATGTCCGCAGAAATGCTGTTTTGGCCATCTTTACCATTTACAA gaaCTTTGATTTTCTCATTCCCGATGCCCCAGAGCTGATTTCCAATTTCCTCGAAGGCGAGCAGGACATGTCGTGCAAACGGAACGCCTTCATGATGCTGATACACGCTGATCAGGAGCGAGCTCTTACCTACCTGTCAACGTGCATCGATCAAGTTAACTCTTTTGGAGACATCTTGCAGCTTGTCATTGTTGAACTAATTTATAAG GTATGCCATGCCAACCCAGGAGAAAGGGCTAGGTTTATCAGGTGCATCTATAACCTCCTGAACTCAAGCAGCCCTGCTGTCCGGTATGAAGCTGCTGGCACCCTCGTTACCCTTTCGTCAGCCCCTACAGCTATCAAG GCTGCTGCTAATTGCTACATTGAACTGATCGTCAAGGAGAGTGACAATAACGTCAAGCTGATTGTCCTTGATCGCCTGGTGGCCCTCAAGGATTCGCCCCAACAGGAGAAGATTCTTCAGGAACTTGCCATGGATGTGCTTAGGATTCTTAGCACACCTGACTTGGAAGTTCGCAAAAAGACACTGAATCTAG CTTTGGAGCTAGTTACGCTGCGAACAGTCAACGAAATGGTTGAGGTACTCAAGAAGGAAGTTGGCAAGACACACAATACAGTTGAACATGAGGATACTGGAAA GTATCGGCAGCTGTTAGTTCGAACCCTCCACACGATCAGTATGAAGTTCCCAGATGTGGCTGGCAATGTGATCCCCATTCTAATGGACTTCCTCTCCGATAACAATGAGTTGGCAGCCACTGATGTTTTGGTCTTTGTAAGAGAAGCCATTCAgag GTTTGAA tcCTTACGGCCTCAGATCATCGAGCGCTTATTGGGATCTCTGCCAACCATTCGCTCAGTAACTGTCCAGTGCCATGCTCTGTGGATTCTAGGAGAATATGCATCAACCTCAA GAGAGGTAATTGGTGTTTTGTCAGCTGTCCGAAGCAGCCTTGGAGACTTGCCTATCGTCGAGGACGAAATGCGCAAAGCCGCTGGCGAAGCGGGTGAAGAAGATGGCTCGACTGACAAAGCcaaccagcagcagcagcagcaacagcagaaagTAACTGCTGACGGAACCTACGCATCGCAGTCTGCTTTCTCTGCTACTAC GTCATCACGGAAGGCTGATGATCGTCCACCCCTCAGAAAATATTTGCTGGAAGGGAACTTCTATTTGGGTGCTGTTATTGCTAATACTATGGTCAAACTTGCCTTCAG ATATATTTCTTTGGAGGCTGATGTACCAAAGCAGAATTCATTCTGTGCAGAAGTAATGTTGATTATTGCATCAATTGTACACTTGGGCAAGTCAGGCCTCCCACAGAAAGCCATGACAGATGACGACTATGATCGCATGATGCTTTGCTTACAG GTTGTCTCCGAACGCACCCCAAGCCTTGCCTCAGTATTTACCGAACAATGTCGAGGATCACTGTCACACATGCTTGCCGCCAAAACAGAAGAGGAGGAGTCACTCAGACGTGACCACAAGGCTGCCAAAGTGGTGGAACACGTCGACGATCACATTGTCTTCTCGCACTTGACTAAAGGTAGCGACCCATCATCTACGGACGATATGTTCGACCTGTCCATGTCGATGGCCGTCAGTGGAGCCAAGAAGGAAGGCATTGATCTGAGCAGCAGTAAACTGAGCAAA GTAACACAGTTGACAGGCTTCAGCGACCCCGTTTATGCAGAGGCGTACGTCCACATCAATCAGTACGACATTGTTCTAGACGTGCTGATCGTCAACCAAACCGCAGACACGCTGCAAAACTGCACGCTGGAATTGGCAACCCTCGGTGACCTTAAATTGGTTGAAAAACCTCAGCCAGTCGTTCTTGCACCACATGATTTCTGCAACATTAAAGCAAATGTGAAAGTGGCCTCCACTGAGAATGGtttcatttttggaaatattg TGTATGATGTAAAAGGCTCTACAAGTGACAGAAATGTTGTGATACTGAATGACATTCACGTCGACATTATGGACTACATTGTTCCAGCTTCTTGCACTGATCTAGAATTCAGGCAGATGTGGATGGAATTTGAATGGGAGAACAAA gtAACAGTCAATACACAGATGACAGAACTGAAAGCATACTTAGACTACTTGTGCAAGTCCACCAACATGAAATGCCTAACCCCTGAAAAGGCACTCGTTGGTTCGGGTGATTACATGGCAGCAAATCTCTACGCCCGATCAATATTTGGAGAAGATGCGCTGGCTAATCTATCCATTGAAAAGCCTCTGGATAATCCAGACTCTGCTGTAACTGGTCATATCAGAATTCGTGCCAAAAGCCAG GGTATGGCCATCAGTTTGGGTGACAAGATAAATAAAGTGCAGAAGGCTATCATCAAGTCTGTTGGTGCCTAG
- the LOC136825375 gene encoding serine/threonine-protein phosphatase 2A activator-like, which yields MTLDCATHKFEVPTRAVLSPGDITKWETSEAYQDIMGFLTSMNNAVRGKKLSAPCDVTPVIKNLLEMLDTLSQWIDEIPPVDQPQRFGNKAFRDFYAKLKENGEELVKKMLPEKYHSAVPEVAVYLVESVGNSTRIDYGTGHELAFVMFLACIFKIGALVQSDSIATVNKVFNRYLELARKLQITYKMEPAGSQGVWSLDDYQFIPFIWGSSQLHMHPKIAPELFSNEKVVEENADEYMFLGCIKFILSVKTGPFAEHSNQLWNISGVQSWGKINQGLFKMYKAEILAKFPVIQHVLFGTILSIAPASEIKYQASGSELPGMRRPMGSFPPPGSAPMGSFPPPGSAPMGDTRFPAPGAMPMAGGRFPAPGSMPLAEGRFPAPGAIPVIQGKFPNKSDIPAALPSLSSKPAGEMKINSSGSCNEKLGPCDSSESVPSPMSSTELTNKT from the exons ATGACCTTAGACTGCG caaCCCACAAATTTGAAGTCCCAACAAGAGCTGTTCTTAGTCCTGGTGACATCACAAAATGGGAAACATCAGAAGCTTATCAG GATATAATGGGATTCTTAACATCAATGAACAATGCTGTTCGTGGCAAGAAGCTGAGTGCACCTTGTGATGTTACCCCTGTGATTAAAAACCTGCTGGAAATGTTAGACACGCTTAGTCAGTGGATCGACGAGATACCACCCGTAGACCAGCCACAGCGCTTTGGCAACAAGGCGTTTCGGGATTTTTATGCAAAGCTGAAAGAG AATGGAGAGGAGCTCGTAAAGAAAATGTTGCCCGAAAAATACCACAGTGCTGTTCCAGAAGTTGCAGTGTACCTCGTGGAGAGTGTTGGAAATTCCACCCGCATAGATTACGGCACTGGTCATGAGCTGGCTTTTGTGATGTTCTTGGCATGTATCTTCAAAATTGGTGCCTTAGTGCAGAGTGACTCTATTGCTACAGTGAACAAGGTGTTTAATAG GTATCTCGAACTGGCGCGAAAACTTCAGATAACTTACAAGATGGAACCAGCTGGTAGCCAAGGGGTTTGGAGCCTGGACGACTAtcaatttattccttttatttgggGATCTTCACAGTTACATATGCACCCTAAGATTGCACCTGAGCTGTTCAGTAACGAGAAAGTTGTCGAGGAAAATGCTGATGAATATATGTTTTTGGGATGCATCAAGTTTATTCTGTCC gtTAAAACTGGTCCATTTGCAGAACATTCAAATCAGCTTTGGAACATAAGTGGTGTCCAGTCTTGGGGTAAAATCAATCAAGGTCTGTTCAAGATGTATAAAGCAGAG attctTGCAAAATTTCCTGTCATCCAGCACGTTCTGTTTGGCACGATACTATCAATTGCCCCAGCTTCAGAAATCAAGTATCAGGCATCAGGATCTGAGCTGCCAGGCATGAGGAGGCCAATGGGGTCCTTCCCACCACCCGGCTCTGCCCCAATGGGGTCCTTCCCACCACCCGGCTCTGCCCCAATGGGAGACACCCGTTTCCCTGCGCCTGGTGCCATGCCCATGGCTGGAGGCCGCTTTCCCGCACCAGGATCTATGCCCTTGGCTGAAGGACGCTTCCCTGCGCCTGGGGCCATACCTGTGATTCAAGGGAAATTCCCTAACAAAAGTGACATTCCTGCTGCTCTTCCCAGCTTATCTTCAAAGCCTGCaggtgaaatgaaaattaacagcTCAGGTTCGTGTAATGAGAAATTAGGACCCTGTGATTCATCAGAATCAGTGCCAAGTCCAATGTCATCCACCGAGTTAACTAATAAAACCTAG